The Microbacterium forte sequence GGTCTCGACGACGATCGCATCGCCGACCTGGAGCTTGTCGAGCTGGTTGAAGGGCTTGCCCCAGGTGGTGCGGTGCCCGGCCATCGCGAAGTTGCCGACCTCGCCGGGCATCTTCGAGTCGGTGTAGACGCCGATTCCCAGGTCGTCGAGAGTGCGTGCACGGCTCGTGCCCCCGTAGATGCCGACGTTGTAGTCAGCACCGAAACGCGGCACGTGCATCTGCGCGAACCACTGTGCGTCGGCGGGGGCGGCCGGTATCACGGGCTCGTAGTATGTCGTGCCGTCCTCCCCCTCGATCAGGGGCGGAGGCTCGGGTGCCGGAGCCTCGGCAAGCGTCTGCGACATGGCAGCGCCCTCGTCGTTCTTCTGCGCGGCGATGATGATGTCGCCGATCCACATCTGCCAGGCGACGAAGAGCAGCACGAGCACGCCACCGGTGAGCAACAGCTCGCCGAGCACGCTCGTGAAGGTCGCGCGCGATCGGGGGCGACGGCGTCGTGCGCGTCGCTCCCCCGAGACGACGGATGCAGTCATGGCCAGATCTTATCTTCCAGACCTGGACACCAGCCCTCTGGCCTTGCTTTTCCGCGCGATATGACACTCTTGGGTACACTGTGGGAATGGCACGCGACCGCAAGACTGAAGAACCCGAAGCTCCGCGCAGCGAA is a genomic window containing:
- a CDS encoding class E sortase, coding for MTASVVSGERRARRRRPRSRATFTSVLGELLLTGGVLVLLFVAWQMWIGDIIIAAQKNDEGAAMSQTLAEAPAPEPPPLIEGEDGTTYYEPVIPAAPADAQWFAQMHVPRFGADYNVGIYGGTSRARTLDDLGIGVYTDSKMPGEVGNFAMAGHRTTWGKPFNQLDKLQVGDAIVVETPDGWFTYRFRTLEYVKPTQTDVLLDVPQMPGVETGEKYITLTACSPLYSLAERIVAYGVFDSFQPRAEGPPTALTDPPPPPAAPSI